In Amia ocellicauda isolate fAmiCal2 chromosome 7, fAmiCal2.hap1, whole genome shotgun sequence, one genomic interval encodes:
- the gigyf2 gene encoding GRB10-interacting GYF protein 2 isoform X2 yields the protein MAETQTLNFGPEWLRALSGGGSITSPPLSPALPKYKLADYRYGREEMLALYVKDNKIPLDLQDKEFLPILQDEPLPPLALVPFTEEEQRNFSMSVNSAAVLRLTGRGGGTVVGAPRGRSSSRGRGRGRGEGGFYQRSFDDVEGGFGRGGREMHRSQSWEERGDRRFEKPGRKDPDAAPVHFQLNHIRSNYEDSVTGVARKHEFTRSESENWRMARDEQGDGPRSAGWREHPDQRRRFIFEREEERERGYRRARSSSGSLEDEKDSLPEWCLEDAEEEMGTFDSSGAFLSLKVRGSELLNHPSRKTVPKEPIPEEQELDFKPSEGSEERSEHEDSDPDESKEPDKISRKEADRKEDSGRPENGTVPTPSPPAPSPAETQVLDGATPPSQPETAEESIPESTERPPALEARKEACKPPHATATPNCIPEEISPPAPLLQQKPPDMPAAATLPVSFPAGMAPLSAPASALPDIDDDEGLKHFEQEAEKMVAYLQDNALDDDRLSAKSMERAKPAALPMAHEAALKWFYKDPQGEIQGPFTNQEMVEWFQAGYFTMTLLVKRGCDEVFQPLGEIVKMWGRVPFAPGPSPPPLLGDLDQERLKRQQELTALNLYQLQQLQYQYLLRQQYAQALAQQQKAAALGTPQQQQQQQQQLTLLLQQYQALKMRTSEPSLVPPVTRSMSVPDAGSIWELQNPSSQPSAWEGGSVWDLPIDSVVQAPTLEQMQQLEKAKAAKERLDAEIRVKREEEERKRQEEALRRQQEEERQRREEEELARRKQEEALRRQREQEVALRRQREEEERQQQEEALRRLEERRREEEERRQREELLRKQEEERRQQEEEVARWQREEMEAMQRMEEEKRLEEEAAARQRLEEQERKHKELELQRQKELQRQQELLRQRQQQQEALRRLQQQQQQQQMAQMKLPSSSKWGQQSTSVLSQTQNTLSLAEIQKLEEERERQAREEQRRQQQELMKVLQQQQQQQQQQQQAKLSGWGNVAKQPAATKSLLEIQQEEARQMQMQKQQQQPAPTSQQNRAQNRAHSTLQSSLSNSVWGSISNSAPQWSSDMGSIWGSPDSKNSNMGFWDEAVKETPPPTRNATAKNNKSNANLSNSFGVSGRASKKAEEEEKLLKLFQGVNKSQDGFTQWCEQMLHTLNTANNLDVPTFVSFLKEVDSPYEVHDYIRAYLGDTPEAKEFAKHFLERRAKQKANQQQQQQQQQQQQQQQQQRQLQQQQQQQQQKQQQKQQQQDSVWGVNQTAVQSIFQSNHSTLQPSAFETVQSGKKKKKQKMVRADPSLLGFSVNASSERLNMGEIETVEDY from the exons GCTCCGTGCTCTGTCCGGTGGAGGCAGTAtcacctctcctcctctctcaccaGCATTGCCAAAGTATAAACTCGCAGACTACCGCTACGGCAGAGAAGAAATGTTAGCACTTTATGTAAAGGACAATAAG ATTCCCCTAGACCTACAAGACAAGGAGTTTCTGCCTATTTTACAAGACGAGCCCCTGCCACCACTGGCACTTGTACCATTTACAGAGGAAGAACAG AGAAATTTCTCCATGTCTGTAAACAGTGCAGCTGTCCTGCGATTAACAGGAAGAGGCGGAGGAACGGTGGTAGGGGCGCCAAGAGGTCGAAGTTCCTCAAGGGGTCGAG GTCGGGGGCGTGGCGAGGGAGGGTTTTACCAAAGAAGTTTTGATGACGTGGAAGGAGGGTTTGGCCGAGGAGGGAGGGAAATGCACAGATCCCAAAGTTGGGAGGAAAG GGGAGACAGAAGATTTGAAAAGCCAGGTCGAAAAGATCCAG ATGCCGCTCCAGTGCACTTCCAGCTGAATCACA TAAGGTCAAACTACGAGGACAGCGTGACCGGGGTGGCGAGGAAGCATGAGTTCACGCGTTCGGAGAGTGAGAACTGGCGCATGGCCCGCGACGAGCAAGGCG ACGGGCCTCGTTCGGCAGGCTGGCGGGAGCACCCGGACCAGCGGCGGCGCTTCATCTtcgagcgggaggaggagcgggagcGCGGGTACCGGCGTGCGCGCTCCAGCAGCGGCAGTCTGGAGGATGAGAAAGACAGTCTGCCCGAGTGGTGTCTGGAGGACGCGGAGGAGGAGATGGGCACCTTCGACTCGTCCGGGGCCTTCCTCTCTCTCAAGGTGAGGGGCTCAGAGCTCTTGAACCACCCCTCACGCAAG ACGGTCCCCAAGGAGCCGATCCCCGAAGAGCAGGAGCTGGACTTCAAGCCGTCGGAGGGGAGCGAGGAGCGATCGGAGCATGAGGACAGCGACCCCGACGAGAGCAAGGAGCCCGACAAGATCTCCCGAAAGGAGGCTGACAGGAAGGAGG ATTCTGGAAGGCCGGAGAATGGTACCGTGCCTACCCCCTCCCCGCCGGCCCCCAGCCCTGCAGAAACCCAGGTCCTCGACGGTGCCACTCCCCCCTCTCAGCCCGAGACAGCGGAGGAGAGCATCCCGGAGAGTACAGAGCGCCCCCCGGCCCTGGAGGCTCGAAAGGAGGCCTGCAAACCCCCACACGCCACTGCCACCCCCAACTGCATCCCCGAAG AAATCTCTCCGCCGGCGCCACTGCTCCAACAGAAGCCCCCAGACATGCCTGCGGCTGCCACCTTGCCCGTCTCCTTCCCTGCAGGCATGGCCCCTCTCAGCGCCCCCGCCAGCGCACTGCCGGACATAGATGATGACGAGGGGCTAAAACACTTTGAGCAG GAAGCGGAGAAAATGGTGGCGTACCTCCAGGATAATGCCCTGGATGACGACAGGCTATCGGCAAAGAGCATGGAGAGAGCCAAGCCCGCGGCCTTACCAATGGCGCACGAGGCGGCGCTGAAGTGGTTTTACAAGGACCCTCAGGGAGAGATACAAG GTCCCTTCACAAACCAGGAGATGGTGGAATGGTTCCAGGCGGGCTACTTCACCATGACCCTGCTGGTGAAGAGGGGCTGTGACGAGGTCTTCCAGCCCCTGGGGGAGATCGTGAAGATGTGGGGGCGGGTTCCCTTCGCACCTGGACCCTCCCCTCCGCCTCTACTG GGAGACCTGGACCAGGAGCGGCTGAAGAGGCAGCAGGAGCTCACTGCCCTCAATCTGTACCAGCTGCAGCAACTCCAGTACCAGTACCTCCTCAG GCAGCAGTATGCCCAGGCATTGGCGCAGCAGCAGAAGGCCGCAGCCCTTGGCAccccccagcagcagcagcagcaacaacagcagctcACCCTCCTGCTACAGCAGTACCAGGCCTTAAAGATGAG GACGTCAGAACCAAGTCTGGTGCCTCCCGTGACCAGATCCATGTCTGTACCTGACGCGGGTTCAATATGGGAGCTGCAGAATCCATCCTCGCAGCCTTCAG cgTGGGAAGGCGGCAGTGTTTGGGATTTACCTATTGATTCTGTGGTTCAGGCCCCAACTCTTGAGCAAATGCAACAACTGGAAAAAGCAAAGGCTGCTAAG GAAAGGCTAGATGCTGAAATCCGGGTGAAgcgggaggaagaggagaggaagagacaGGAGGAGGCTCTGAGGaggcagcaggaggaggagaggcagcggagggaggaagaggagctgGCACGACGCAAACAG GAGGAGGCGTTGCGACGGCAGCGTGAGCAGGAAGTGGCATTGCGTCGGcagcgggaggaggaggagagacagCAGCAGGAGGAAGCTCTCCGGAGactggaggagaggaggagagaggaagaggaaaggCGGCAGAGGGAGGAACTGCTCCGCAAACAG gaggAGGAGCGCAGGCAGCAGGAGGAAGAGGTGGCCCGCTGGCAGAGGGAGGAGATGGAAGCCATGCAGAGGATGGAGGAAGAGAAGAGGTTGGAGGAGGAGGCAGCGGCCCGGCAGAGGCTGGAGGAGCAGGAGAGGAAGCACAAGGAGCTGGAGCTGCAGCGGCAGAAGGAGCTGCAGAGGCAGCAGGAGCTCCTGAGACagaggcagcagcagcaggaggcaCTGCGCCGgctgcagcagcaacagcagcagcaacagatgGCTCAGATGAAG CTGCCCTCGTCGTCCAAGTGGGGCCAGCAGTCCACGTCCGTGCTATCCCAGACGCAGAACACCCTATCGCTGGCCGAGATCCAGAAACTGGAGGAGGAAAGGGAACGGCAGGCCAGAGAGGAG CAGAGACGCCAGCAGCAGGAGCTCATGAAGgtcctgcagcagcagcagcagcagcagcaacagcagcagcaggcgaAGCTCTCGGGCTGGGGCAACGTGGCCAAGCAGCCGGCCGCCACCAAGTCCCTGCTGGAGATCCAGCAGGAGGAGGCCCGGCAGATGCAGATGcagaaacagcagcagcagccggcgCCGACGTCACAGCAGAACAGAGCCCAGAACAGAGCA CATTCCACGTTACAGAGCAGCCTCAGTAACTCGGTGTGGGGCTCCATCAGCAACAGCGCCCCCCAGTGGAGCTCCGACATGGGCAGCATCTGGGGCAGCCCGGACAGCAAGAACTCCAACATGGGCTTCTGGGACGAGGCTGTGAAGGagacccctccccccacccGCAACGCCACGGCCAAGAACAACAAGAGCAACGCCAACCTGAG CAACTCGTTTGGCGTGAGCGGGCGGGCCAGCAAGAaagcggaggaggaggagaagctgCTGAAACTCTTCCAGGGGGTGAACAAGAGCCAGGATGGCTTTACCCAGTGGTGCGAGCAGATGTTGCACACCCTCAACACCGCCAACAACCTAGATG ttccTACCTTTGTTTCTTTCCTGAAAGAGGTGGACTCTCCGTATGAGGTCCACGACTACATCAGAGCCTACCTCGGAGACACGCCTGAGGCCAAGGAATTTGCCAAGCACTTCCTGGAGCGCCGTGCCAAACAGAAAGCcaaccagcagcagcagcagcaacaacaacaacaacagcagcagcagcagcagcagcgccaactgcagcagcagcagcagcaacaacagcaaaaacagcaacaaaaacagcagcagcag GACTCAGTATGGGGAGTGAATCAGACGGCGGTGCAGTCCATCTTCCAGTCGAATCACTCGACTCTGCAGCCCTCGGCCTTCGAGACGGTGCAGTCGggcaagaagaagaaaaaacagaagatGGTACGAGCCGACCCCAGCCTGCTAG GTTTTTCTGTAAACGCCTCGTCGGAACGATTGAATATGGGCGAAATCGAGACTGTAGAGGACTATTGA
- the gigyf2 gene encoding GRB10-interacting GYF protein 2 isoform X4 gives MAETQTLNFGPEWLRALSGGGSITSPPLSPALPKYKLADYRYGREEMLALYVKDNKIPLDLQDKEFLPILQDEPLPPLALVPFTEEEQRNFSMSVNSAAVLRLTGRGGGTVVGAPRGRSSSRGRGRGRGEGGFYQRSFDDVEGGFGRGGREMHRSQSWEERGDRRFEKPGRKDPDAAPVHFQLNHIRSNYEDSVTGVARKHEFTRSESENWRMARDEQGDGPRSAGWREHPDQRRRFIFEREEERERGYRRARSSSGSLEDEKDSLPEWCLEDAEEEMGTFDSSGAFLSLKTVPKEPIPEEQELDFKPSEGSEERSEHEDSDPDESKEPDKISRKEADRKEDSGRPENGTVPTPSPPAPSPAETQVLDGATPPSQPETAEESIPESTERPPALEARKEACKPPHATATPNCIPEEISPPAPLLQQKPPDMPAAATLPVSFPAGMAPLSAPASALPDIDDDEGLKHFEQEAEKMVAYLQDNALDDDRLSAKSMERAKPAALPMAHEAALKWFYKDPQGEIQGPFTNQEMVEWFQAGYFTMTLLVKRGCDEVFQPLGEIVKMWGRVPFAPGPSPPPLLGDLDQERLKRQQELTALNLYQLQQLQYQYLLRQQYAQALAQQQKAAALGTPQQQQQQQQQLTLLLQQYQALKMRTSEPSLVPPVTRSMSVPDAGSIWELQNPSSQPSAWEGGSVWDLPIDSVVQAPTLEQMQQLEKAKAAKERLDAEIRVKREEEERKRQEEALRRQQEEERQRREEEELARRKQEEALRRQREQEVALRRQREEEERQQQEEALRRLEERRREEEERRQREELLRKQEEERRQQEEEVARWQREEMEAMQRMEEEKRLEEEAAARQRLEEQERKHKELELQRQKELQRQQELLRQRQQQQEALRRLQQQQQQQQMAQMKLPSSSKWGQQSTSVLSQTQNTLSLAEIQKLEEERERQAREEQRRQQQELMKVLQQQQQQQQQQQQAKLSGWGNVAKQPAATKSLLEIQQEEARQMQMQKQQQQPAPTSQQNRAQNRAHSTLQSSLSNSVWGSISNSAPQWSSDMGSIWGSPDSKNSNMGFWDEAVKETPPPTRNATAKNNKSNANLSNSFGVSGRASKKAEEEEKLLKLFQGVNKSQDGFTQWCEQMLHTLNTANNLDVPTFVSFLKEVDSPYEVHDYIRAYLGDTPEAKEFAKHFLERRAKQKANQQQQQQQQQQQQQQQQQRQLQQQQQQQQQKQQQKQQQQDSVWGVNQTAVQSIFQSNHSTLQPSAFETVQSGKKKKKQKMVRADPSLLGFSVNASSERLNMGEIETVEDY, from the exons GCTCCGTGCTCTGTCCGGTGGAGGCAGTAtcacctctcctcctctctcaccaGCATTGCCAAAGTATAAACTCGCAGACTACCGCTACGGCAGAGAAGAAATGTTAGCACTTTATGTAAAGGACAATAAG ATTCCCCTAGACCTACAAGACAAGGAGTTTCTGCCTATTTTACAAGACGAGCCCCTGCCACCACTGGCACTTGTACCATTTACAGAGGAAGAACAG AGAAATTTCTCCATGTCTGTAAACAGTGCAGCTGTCCTGCGATTAACAGGAAGAGGCGGAGGAACGGTGGTAGGGGCGCCAAGAGGTCGAAGTTCCTCAAGGGGTCGAG GTCGGGGGCGTGGCGAGGGAGGGTTTTACCAAAGAAGTTTTGATGACGTGGAAGGAGGGTTTGGCCGAGGAGGGAGGGAAATGCACAGATCCCAAAGTTGGGAGGAAAG GGGAGACAGAAGATTTGAAAAGCCAGGTCGAAAAGATCCAG ATGCCGCTCCAGTGCACTTCCAGCTGAATCACA TAAGGTCAAACTACGAGGACAGCGTGACCGGGGTGGCGAGGAAGCATGAGTTCACGCGTTCGGAGAGTGAGAACTGGCGCATGGCCCGCGACGAGCAAGGCG ACGGGCCTCGTTCGGCAGGCTGGCGGGAGCACCCGGACCAGCGGCGGCGCTTCATCTtcgagcgggaggaggagcgggagcGCGGGTACCGGCGTGCGCGCTCCAGCAGCGGCAGTCTGGAGGATGAGAAAGACAGTCTGCCCGAGTGGTGTCTGGAGGACGCGGAGGAGGAGATGGGCACCTTCGACTCGTCCGGGGCCTTCCTCTCTCTCAAG ACGGTCCCCAAGGAGCCGATCCCCGAAGAGCAGGAGCTGGACTTCAAGCCGTCGGAGGGGAGCGAGGAGCGATCGGAGCATGAGGACAGCGACCCCGACGAGAGCAAGGAGCCCGACAAGATCTCCCGAAAGGAGGCTGACAGGAAGGAGG ATTCTGGAAGGCCGGAGAATGGTACCGTGCCTACCCCCTCCCCGCCGGCCCCCAGCCCTGCAGAAACCCAGGTCCTCGACGGTGCCACTCCCCCCTCTCAGCCCGAGACAGCGGAGGAGAGCATCCCGGAGAGTACAGAGCGCCCCCCGGCCCTGGAGGCTCGAAAGGAGGCCTGCAAACCCCCACACGCCACTGCCACCCCCAACTGCATCCCCGAAG AAATCTCTCCGCCGGCGCCACTGCTCCAACAGAAGCCCCCAGACATGCCTGCGGCTGCCACCTTGCCCGTCTCCTTCCCTGCAGGCATGGCCCCTCTCAGCGCCCCCGCCAGCGCACTGCCGGACATAGATGATGACGAGGGGCTAAAACACTTTGAGCAG GAAGCGGAGAAAATGGTGGCGTACCTCCAGGATAATGCCCTGGATGACGACAGGCTATCGGCAAAGAGCATGGAGAGAGCCAAGCCCGCGGCCTTACCAATGGCGCACGAGGCGGCGCTGAAGTGGTTTTACAAGGACCCTCAGGGAGAGATACAAG GTCCCTTCACAAACCAGGAGATGGTGGAATGGTTCCAGGCGGGCTACTTCACCATGACCCTGCTGGTGAAGAGGGGCTGTGACGAGGTCTTCCAGCCCCTGGGGGAGATCGTGAAGATGTGGGGGCGGGTTCCCTTCGCACCTGGACCCTCCCCTCCGCCTCTACTG GGAGACCTGGACCAGGAGCGGCTGAAGAGGCAGCAGGAGCTCACTGCCCTCAATCTGTACCAGCTGCAGCAACTCCAGTACCAGTACCTCCTCAG GCAGCAGTATGCCCAGGCATTGGCGCAGCAGCAGAAGGCCGCAGCCCTTGGCAccccccagcagcagcagcagcaacaacagcagctcACCCTCCTGCTACAGCAGTACCAGGCCTTAAAGATGAG GACGTCAGAACCAAGTCTGGTGCCTCCCGTGACCAGATCCATGTCTGTACCTGACGCGGGTTCAATATGGGAGCTGCAGAATCCATCCTCGCAGCCTTCAG cgTGGGAAGGCGGCAGTGTTTGGGATTTACCTATTGATTCTGTGGTTCAGGCCCCAACTCTTGAGCAAATGCAACAACTGGAAAAAGCAAAGGCTGCTAAG GAAAGGCTAGATGCTGAAATCCGGGTGAAgcgggaggaagaggagaggaagagacaGGAGGAGGCTCTGAGGaggcagcaggaggaggagaggcagcggagggaggaagaggagctgGCACGACGCAAACAG GAGGAGGCGTTGCGACGGCAGCGTGAGCAGGAAGTGGCATTGCGTCGGcagcgggaggaggaggagagacagCAGCAGGAGGAAGCTCTCCGGAGactggaggagaggaggagagaggaagaggaaaggCGGCAGAGGGAGGAACTGCTCCGCAAACAG gaggAGGAGCGCAGGCAGCAGGAGGAAGAGGTGGCCCGCTGGCAGAGGGAGGAGATGGAAGCCATGCAGAGGATGGAGGAAGAGAAGAGGTTGGAGGAGGAGGCAGCGGCCCGGCAGAGGCTGGAGGAGCAGGAGAGGAAGCACAAGGAGCTGGAGCTGCAGCGGCAGAAGGAGCTGCAGAGGCAGCAGGAGCTCCTGAGACagaggcagcagcagcaggaggcaCTGCGCCGgctgcagcagcaacagcagcagcaacagatgGCTCAGATGAAG CTGCCCTCGTCGTCCAAGTGGGGCCAGCAGTCCACGTCCGTGCTATCCCAGACGCAGAACACCCTATCGCTGGCCGAGATCCAGAAACTGGAGGAGGAAAGGGAACGGCAGGCCAGAGAGGAG CAGAGACGCCAGCAGCAGGAGCTCATGAAGgtcctgcagcagcagcagcagcagcagcaacagcagcagcaggcgaAGCTCTCGGGCTGGGGCAACGTGGCCAAGCAGCCGGCCGCCACCAAGTCCCTGCTGGAGATCCAGCAGGAGGAGGCCCGGCAGATGCAGATGcagaaacagcagcagcagccggcgCCGACGTCACAGCAGAACAGAGCCCAGAACAGAGCA CATTCCACGTTACAGAGCAGCCTCAGTAACTCGGTGTGGGGCTCCATCAGCAACAGCGCCCCCCAGTGGAGCTCCGACATGGGCAGCATCTGGGGCAGCCCGGACAGCAAGAACTCCAACATGGGCTTCTGGGACGAGGCTGTGAAGGagacccctccccccacccGCAACGCCACGGCCAAGAACAACAAGAGCAACGCCAACCTGAG CAACTCGTTTGGCGTGAGCGGGCGGGCCAGCAAGAaagcggaggaggaggagaagctgCTGAAACTCTTCCAGGGGGTGAACAAGAGCCAGGATGGCTTTACCCAGTGGTGCGAGCAGATGTTGCACACCCTCAACACCGCCAACAACCTAGATG ttccTACCTTTGTTTCTTTCCTGAAAGAGGTGGACTCTCCGTATGAGGTCCACGACTACATCAGAGCCTACCTCGGAGACACGCCTGAGGCCAAGGAATTTGCCAAGCACTTCCTGGAGCGCCGTGCCAAACAGAAAGCcaaccagcagcagcagcagcaacaacaacaacaacagcagcagcagcagcagcagcgccaactgcagcagcagcagcagcaacaacagcaaaaacagcaacaaaaacagcagcagcag GACTCAGTATGGGGAGTGAATCAGACGGCGGTGCAGTCCATCTTCCAGTCGAATCACTCGACTCTGCAGCCCTCGGCCTTCGAGACGGTGCAGTCGggcaagaagaagaaaaaacagaagatGGTACGAGCCGACCCCAGCCTGCTAG GTTTTTCTGTAAACGCCTCGTCGGAACGATTGAATATGGGCGAAATCGAGACTGTAGAGGACTATTGA